A window of Amphiprion ocellaris isolate individual 3 ecotype Okinawa chromosome 12, ASM2253959v1, whole genome shotgun sequence contains these coding sequences:
- the clec11a gene encoding C-type lectin domain family 11 member A encodes MGPAATLLALLYLCSPGVCVPTGTNNAAPTQASSLKVKRARGDYPDILPEPEPEPTSPVSDFENSYNYVLSRLAGMDQAIHKLNVGHYTLDVKVSQLMDRLSRMDAKVGELEDSIREVYQHSKDNRKEIGRLEGCEKGRRVGYKCYLVYNSYEDYAGASRKCLERGGRMAMPRDRKEQEALAEYVKAFFQPGNWPVWLGINDLRSEGMYLFDDGTRVSYFQWRKHFLSSQPDGGRRENCVAMSSDDGDWWDHYCDRTMNYLCEFDDRVAL; translated from the exons ATGGGACCAGCTGCCACCTTGCTCGCTCTCCTGTATTTATGTTccccaggtgtgtgtgttcctaCAGGGACGAACAACGCTGCACCAACACAG GCATCTTCGCTGAAGGTGAAGAGGGCGAGAGGCGACTATCCTGATATTCTACCAGAACCCGAACCAGAGCCAACCAGCCCAGTATCAGACTTTGAAAACTCATACAACTATGTCT TGTCCAGACTAGCTGGCATGGACCAGGCCATCCACAAGTTAAATGTCGGTCACTACACCCTGGATGTTAAAGTCAGCCAGCTGATGGATCGTCTGTCCAGGATGGATG CTAAAGTTGGGGAGCTGGAGGACAGCATCCGAGAAGTCTACCAGCACAGCAAGGACAACCGCAAGGAGATTGGAAGACTAGAAG GCTGTGAGAAGGGACGTCGGGTGGGATACAAATGTTATCTGGTGTACAATAGCTACGAGGATTACGCTGGAGCTTCCAGAAAGTGTCTGGAACGTGGAGGACGCATGGCGATGCCCCGCGACCGCAAGGAGCAGGAAGCCCTGGCTGAGTACGTCAAGGCCTTCTTTCAGCCAGGGAACTGGCCGGTGTGGTTGGGCATCAACGATCTGCGCTCTGAGGGCATGTACCTCTTCGATGATGGGACCAGAGTTTCATACTTCCAGTGGCGTAAACACTTCCTGTCCAGCCAACCGGACGGAGGGAGGCGGGAGAACTGTGTGGCCATGTCGTCAGACGATGGTGACTGGTGGGACCACTACTGCGATCGGACCATGAACTATCTCTGTGAGTTTGATGACAGAGTGGCTCTTTAA